The Anoplolepis gracilipes chromosome 17, ASM4749672v1, whole genome shotgun sequence genome window below encodes:
- the LOC140675305 gene encoding 40-kDa huntingtin-associated protein: MAHINLDQGIEHVDFLTKFHNISNKLKKRFLRKPNVSEACDQFSALATECEQKELWQYAGLCWLAAARCQGTLENASSEINLLIKAGRQFLIAEKKDNDIGCPSLGHENIQAAVSCFGHSMARCSSQPGFNTISAGLSVELALALGPGPAGIQQLRKAIDIFPTSKAINTLVSFYINQGDYVAALQILNEFVEFAEACVVAGARGNYNAILHRCEVTRVLLLLILQPSPQRLAPSVAQVLEKYAWAEENVNNNLNMSEDELLLLQSLVLACQSHDHQAVLELESELYSYFDTEQKELLHKLIQVLSTQ; the protein is encoded by the exons ATGGCTCATATTAATCTAGATCAAGGAATAGAACATGTGGACTTTTTAACAAAGTTTCacaatatttcgaataaattgaaaaa aCGTTTTCTGAGGAAGCCAAATGTCTCTGAAGCATGTGATCAATTTA GTGCTTTAGCCACTGAATGTGAACAGAAAGAGTTATGGCAATATGCGGGTTTATGTTGGTTGGCAGCTGCCAGATGTCAAGGCACATTAGAAAATGCTTCTTCTGAAATAAATCTTCTGATAAAAGCAGGAAGGCAATTTCTCATAGCTGAGAAAAAAGACAATGATATAGGATGTCCCTCTCTAGGCCATGAAAATATACAg GCAGCTGTAAGTTGTTTTGGCCATTCTATGGCAAGATGCAGCAGCCAACCAGGATTTAACACAATTTCTGCAGGTTTATCAGTGGAATTAGCATTAGCATTGGGTCCCGGTCCTGCTGGTATTCAACAGCTGCGAAAAGCGATTGATATATTTCCCACATCAAAAGCTATTAATACTTTAgtgtctttttatataaaccaag gagATTATGTAGCTGCACTACAAATTCTTAATGAATTCGTAGAATTTGCGGAAGCTTGCGTTGTGGCTGGTGCCAGAGGAAATTACAACGCTATTCTACATAG GTGTGAGGTAACGCGAGTACTTTTGCTACTCATTCTTCAGCCATCGCCACAGAGATTAGCACCTTCTGTTGCCCAggttctcgaaaaatatgcatGGGCCGAAGAAAATGTGAATAATA ATCTGAATATGAGCGAggatgaattattattactgcaATCTCTGGTATTAGCATGCCAATCTCACGATCATCAAGCAGTGTTGGAACTCGAGAGCGAATTGTATTCTTACTTTGACACGGAGCAAAAGGAATTGTTACATAAATTGATACAAGTATTATCGACACAGTAA
- the Mettl4 gene encoding N(6)-adenine-specific methyltransferase METTL4 isoform X1, with product MSILLTSEEGWIVSHLQYLNEIYKNVLNESGFYTLFFNKMIFEINSQYLRQNQIVQTVQNEAVSHNKKKRKRSQLLPERDLEEVDHVKQKFNAIMSSAKVRGLFNENMSLDNNKAARLASQKFYQDTYCLKDESLYGSNDTNNAIISEAHSKKYVFPKKCTFYSYDVRDIEKKMELNNQYDFILLDPPWWNKSIRRKKMKFAEASYKMMYNEELIKIPIKKLLHSNGIVAIWCTNSSNHLNSIFNEIFPSWGITYRAKWYWIKVTQTGDTICNFNSTPGKQPFELLILGSALEEDKMNIPDGKLMISVPSAVHSHKPPLTEIIKKYLPNEPKCLEIFARYLLPGWTSWGLEILKFQHLSLYEILDESEKAESDVDTERSENESKN from the exons ATGAGTATCCTTCTTACCAGTGAAGAAGGCTGGATTGTATCCCATTTACAATACCTCAATGagatatacaaaaatgtctTGAATGAAAGTGGATTTTACACTTTATtcttcaataaaatgatattcgAGATTAATTCTCAATATTTGAGGCAAAATCAAATTGTACAAACCGTTCAAAATGAGGCTGTATCgcataataagaaaaagaggaagcgTTCACAATTATTGCCAGAAAGAGACTTGGAAGAA GTCGATcatgttaaacaaaaattcaacGCAATAATGTCTAGTGCAAAAGTCAGAGGActctttaatgaaaatatgtcTTTGGATAACAACAAAGCAGCACGCTTGGcatcacaaaaattttatcaggaTACCTACTGTCTCAAAGATGAGAGTCTATATGGATCCAATGATACAAATAATGCTATCATATCTGAGGCTCACAgtaagaaatatgtatttccaaaaaaatgtacattttattccTACGATGTAAGAGATATAGAAAAGAAGATGGAACTGAATAATCagtatgattttatattattggatCCACCTTGGTGGAACAAGTCaattagaagaaagaaaatgaaatttgcTGAAGCTAG TTACAAAATGATGTACAATGAGGAATTAATCAAAAtaccaataaaaaaattattacattcaaATGGTATTGTGGCTATATGGTGTACTAATTCGTCTAATCATTTAAATAGTatctttaatgaaatatttccaTCCTGGGGTATTACTTATAGAGCTAAATGGTATTGGATTAAA GTAACGCAAACAGGCGatacaatatgtaattttaattcaacgcCTGGGAAGCAACCTTTTGAATTACTGATATTAGGATCTGCATTAGAGGAAGACAAAATGAACATTCCTGATGGCAAACTAATGATCAGTGTACCTAGTGCAGTGCATTCTCACAAACCACCTCTCACAg AAATCATAAAGAAGTATCTCCCAAATGAGCCTAAATGTTTAGAAATTTTTGCAAGATATCTATTGCCTGGATGGACGAGTTGGGGTctggaaattttaaaatttcaacatttatCACTCTATGAAATTCTGGATGAAAGTGAGAAAGCTGAAAGTGATGTTGACACTGAAAGGAGCGAGAACGagagtaaaaattaa
- the LOC140674980 gene encoding toll-interacting protein: MDTDRPLHEDWKKRAFVGPLPDSFLRIEERNAQLQQEAADQQAALALHQQMQSMQVSHDPRVGRLSVTISQAKLVKNYGMTRMDPYVRLRVGHAVYETHTDSNGGKNPHWNKVIQCLLPPGVSQIYVEIYDECSFVMDELIAWGHIEIPPQVIQKGETHEDWYMLSGKQGENQEGMINLVFSYTNKSHPYMNSSSIMMVPSATMFGMPYAPVNVYTRPPATAAPTAIPSSLPNAEVELKQIAEMFPNVDKEVIKSVYDANHGKKDVTINSLLQMCE, from the exons atGGACACGGATAGACCTCTGCACGAGGATTGGAAGAAACGG GCTTTTGTGGGACCACTACCGGATAGTTTTTTGAGAATAGAAGAGCGCAATGCGCAACTGCAGCAAGAAGCAGCAGATCAACAAGCTGCTCTAGCTCTCCATCAGCAGATGCAAAGTATGCAGGTATCTCATGACCCACGAGTAGGCAGGCTTAGTGTAACAATTTCTCAG gccaaattagtaaaaaattatggaatgACAAGAATGGATCCTTATGTGAGATTACGAGTGGGACATGCAGTATATGAGACACATACAGACTCTAATGGTGGAAAAAATCCACATTGGAACAAAGTGATCCAGTG CCTCCTTCCACCTGGAGTTTCtcaaatatatgtagaaatttaCGACGAGTGCTCCTTTGTGATGGATGAATTGATTGCGTGGGGTCATATAGAAATTCCGCCACAAGTCATTCAGAAGGGAGAGACGCACGAAGATTGGTATATGCTTAGTGGAAAACAGGGGGAGAATCAGGAAGGCATGATCAATTTAGTTTTCAGTTACACG AATAAATCTCATCCATATATGAATTCCTCTTCAATTATGATGGTTCCTTCTGCCACGATGTTCGGCATGCCATATGCCCCAGTAAATGTTTACACAAGACCTCCAGCTACTGCTGCACCAACAGCTATACCAAGTTCTTTGCCAAACGCTGAGGTCGAGTTAAAACAG ATTGCAGAAATGTTTCCAAACGTTGACAAAGAAGTTATCAAATCAGTATATGACGCTAATCACGGCAAAAAAGACGTTACAATTAATTCGTTGCTTCAAATGTGTGAATAA
- the LOC140674981 gene encoding uncharacterized protein isoform X2, which translates to MMLKLFNISDSKEAQCFSFTWPGMEIDTNCTIYNEKYPYIPCVEPIYNYTNSPNTTELWKNRNLDNSWISDCGIGSVCVKYTYIYNGVVVNASYFCGKLIEDQAIAVTEGCYVTYAEGYTIEACACQSDNDMPCNLTIRNTCSILITFMATVPLFIYKIFNIP; encoded by the exons ATGATGctaaaactatttaatatttctg ATTCCAAGGAAGCACAATGCTTCAGTTTTACATGGCCAGGCATGGAGATTGATACAAATTGcacaatatataatgaaaagtaTCCATATATTCCTTGTGTGGAGCCTATATATA atTATACAAACTCGCCGAATACAACTGAACTGTGGAAAAACAGAAACCTAGACAATTCATGGATATCTGATTGTGGTATTGGCTCTGTTTGTGTaaagtatacatacatatataatggagtgg TTGTAAACGCGAGTTATTTTTGTGGAAAACTTATAGAGGATCAGGCAATAGCAGTTACAGAAGGCTGTTAtgttacatat gCTGAAGGATATACTATTGAAGCATGTGCTTGTCAATCTGACAATGACATGCCTTGCAATTTGACGATAAGAAATACGTGTtcgatattaattacttttatggCTACAGTTCcactgtttatatataaaattttcaatattcccTGA
- the Rpn11 gene encoding 26S proteasome non-ATPase regulatory subunit 14 yields MDRLLRLGGGMPGLNQGPPPSDAPVVDTAEQVYISSLALLKMLKHGRAGVPMEVMGLMLGEFVDDYTVRVIDVFAMPQTGTGVSVEAVDPVFQAKMLDMLKQTGRPEMVVGWYHSHPGFGCWLSGVDINTQQSFEALSERAVAVVIDPIQSVKGKVVIDAFRLINPNMMVLGQEPRQTTSNLGHLQKPSVQALIHGLNRHYYSISINYRKNELEQKMLLNLHKKTWMDGLTLAEYSDHSRLNENIVSEMLELAKNYNKALEEEEKMTPEQLAIKNVGKQDPKRHLEEKVDTLMATNIVQCLGAMLDTVVFK; encoded by the exons ATGGATAGGCTATTACGATTAGGCGGTGGAATGCCGGGTTTAAATCAAGGACCACCACCCTCCGATGCACCTGTTGTTGACACAGCTGAACAG GTGTACATATCGTCCTTGGCACTTTTGAAAATGCTTAAACATGGTCGTGCCGGAGTACCAATGGAAGTGATGGGTTTGATGTTGGGAGAATTTGTCGACGATTATACTGTTCGCGTTATCGATGTTTTTGCTATGCCGCAAACAGGAACG GGTGTTAGTGTAGAGGCAGTAGATCCAGTGTTTCAAGCAAAGATGTTGGATATGCTGAAGCAGACCGGTCGACCGGAAATGGTAGTGGGCTGGTATCATTCTCATCCGGGTTTCGGTTGCTGGCTATCTGGAGTGGATATTAACACTCAACAATCTTTTGAGGCTCTCAGTGAAAGAGCTGTAGCCGTTGTCATTGATCCTATACAATCAGTGAAGGGAAAGGTTGTCATTGATGCATTTAGATTAATCAATCCAAACATGATG GTCTTGGGACAAGAACCGAGACAAACAACGTCGAATCTAGGCCATCTACAGAAACCGTCGGTTCAAGCGTTGATACACGGATTGAATCGACATTACTATAgtattagtattaattatcGTAAGAATGAGCTGGAACAGAAAATGCTGCTGAATTTACACAAAAAGACATGGATGGATGGTCTAACTCTTGCCGAATATTCGGATCACAGTCGACTCAATGAGAATATCGTTTCTGAGATGCTTGAACTCGCAAAGAATTACAATAAG GCCTTGGAGGAGGAAGAAAAGATGACACCCGAACAATTAGCAATAAAGAATGTGGGCAAGCAAGATCCGAAACGACATCTTGAGGAAAAAGTGGATACGCTAATGGCTACAAATATTGTCCAATGTTTGGGAGCTATGCTTGATAcagttgtatttaaataa
- the LOC140674981 gene encoding uncharacterized protein isoform X1 → MKRIYLTILLIICTCNVLLDSKEAQCFSFTWPGMEIDTNCTIYNEKYPYIPCVEPIYNYTNSPNTTELWKNRNLDNSWISDCGIGSVCVKYTYIYNGVVVNASYFCGKLIEDQAIAVTEGCYVTYAEGYTIEACACQSDNDMPCNLTIRNTCSILITFMATVPLFIYKIFNIP, encoded by the exons atgaaaaggatttatttgactatacttttaataatttgcacCTGCAATGTGCTTTTGg ATTCCAAGGAAGCACAATGCTTCAGTTTTACATGGCCAGGCATGGAGATTGATACAAATTGcacaatatataatgaaaagtaTCCATATATTCCTTGTGTGGAGCCTATATATA atTATACAAACTCGCCGAATACAACTGAACTGTGGAAAAACAGAAACCTAGACAATTCATGGATATCTGATTGTGGTATTGGCTCTGTTTGTGTaaagtatacatacatatataatggagtgg TTGTAAACGCGAGTTATTTTTGTGGAAAACTTATAGAGGATCAGGCAATAGCAGTTACAGAAGGCTGTTAtgttacatat gCTGAAGGATATACTATTGAAGCATGTGCTTGTCAATCTGACAATGACATGCCTTGCAATTTGACGATAAGAAATACGTGTtcgatattaattacttttatggCTACAGTTCcactgtttatatataaaattttcaatattcccTGA
- the Nop60b gene encoding H/ACA ribonucleoprotein complex subunit 4, with translation MAEDEKSKKKKNKLSLGEIQRTMKCEIEPSSEEVKLEYKDWPLLFKNFDKMLTRTKHFTPLTCGSTPLNRTLSEYIKSGCINLDKPCNPSSHEVVAWIKRILRVEKTGHSGTLDPKVSGCLIVCIDRATRLAKSQQSAGKEYVAVFKLHSAPENIQKVKQSLEKLRGALFQRPPLISAVKRQLRVRTVYENELLDFNKETNMGVFRVSCEAGSYIRTMCVHLGLYVGTGGNMQELRRIRSGVQSENDAMVTMHDILDAQWLYDNHGDESYLRRVIKPLEVLLMNHKRIILKDSAVNAICYGAKIMLPGVIMYDQGIELNQEIVIVTTKGEAVAIAIALMTSPTMAACDHGVAAKIKRVIMERDAYPRKWGLGPKASQKKRMVLEGTLDKYGKPNENTPASWLQNYTDYSAPTATSTAEIKTENNGELENVSSRKRKREDETSVTDTNISVKQEEISPELSSPKDKKKEKKDKKKKKNKEKQDTEGEESMVVEEGASEESSVKEEKKKKKKKKDKTREPTPS, from the exons ATGGCAGAAGacg AAAAAagtaagaagaagaagaataagCTATCGCTCGGCGAAATTCAAAGGACGATGAAGTGCGAGATAGAACCCTCCAGTGAGGAGGTAAAGCTGGAATATAAAGATTGGCCTCTACTGTTTAAG AATTTTGACAAAATGTTGACACGTACAAAACATTTTACACCCTTAACATGTGGTTCTACTCCACTCAATCGTACCTTGTCAGAGTACATAAAATCAGGATGCATCAACTTGGACAAACCTTGCAATCCATCGTCACACGAGGTGGTAGCTTGGATAAAGAGGATTTTAAGGGTAGAGAAGACTGGTCACTCAGGTACACTGGATCCTAAGGTATCAGGATGTTTGATAGTTTGTATAGACAGAGCAACCAGATTAGCCAAGTCCCAACAGTCTGCTGGAAAGGAATATGTTGCCGTATTTAAACTCCACTCTGCACCAGAAAATATTCAGAAA GTAAAGCAGTCGTTGGAAAAATTGCGAGGTGCTCTGTTTCAAAGGCCACCATTGATATCTGCGGTCAAAAGACAACTTCGCGTTAGGACAGTATATGAGAATGAATTGCTCGATTTTAACAAGGAAACTAATATGGGAGTGTTCCGTGTCAGTTGCGAAGCTGGCTCTTACATTAGAACCATGTGTGTCCATCTTGGACTTTATGTAGGTACTGGTGGCAATATGCAAGAACTTCGGAGAATTCGTTCCGGTGTTCAGTCTGAAAATGATGCTATGGTCACAATGCATGACATTCTTGATGCCCAATGGTTGTATGATAATCATGGAGACGAATCTTATTTGAGGAGAGTTATAAAACCGTTAGAAGTGCTATTAATGAATCACAAGAGGATCATCTTGAAAGATAGTGCT GTAAATGCAATTTGTTACGGAGCTAAAATAATGTTGCCAGGTGTTATAATGTATGACCAAGGGATAGAGTTAAACCAAGAAATTGTAATTGTAACTACTAAAGGCGAAGCTGTTGCAATTG ccATAGCTTTGATGACGTCTCCAACTATGGCTGCTTGTGATCATGGAGTGGCTGCAAAAATCAAAAGAGTAATCATGGAGAGGGATGCATATCCAAGGAAGTGGGGCTTGGGTCCTAAAGCATCACAAAAAAAGCGTATGGTACTTGAAGGGACCTTGGATAAATATGGAAAACCAAATGAAAACACACCTGCAAGTTGGCTACAAAATTACACGGATTATTCTGCACCAACAGCAACGTCAACGGCAGAAATTAAG acgGAAAACAATGGTGAACTCGAGAACGTTAGCTctagaaaaaggaaaagagaagatGAGACAAGTGTAACAGATACAAATATTTCTGTGAAACAAGAAGAAATATCACCGGAATTATCATCaccaaaagataaaaagaaagagaaaaaggacaagaaaaagaaaaaaaataaagagaagcAAGACACAGAAGGTGAAGAGTCCATGGTAGTGGAAGAAGGGGCTAGTGAG GAGTCTTCAGTaaaggaggaaaaaaagaaaaagaagaagaaaaaggataAAACTCGAGAACCTACACCAAGTtag
- the Mettl4 gene encoding N(6)-adenine-specific methyltransferase METTL4 isoform X2 yields the protein MSILLTSEEGWIVSHLQYLNEIYKNVLNESGFYTLFFNKMIFEINSQYLRQNQIVQTVQNEAVSHNKKKRKRSQLLPERDLEEVDHVKQKFNAIMSSAKVRGLFNENMSLDNNKAARLASQKFYQDTYCLKDESLYGSNDTNNAIISEAHSKKYVFPKKCTFYSYDVRDIEKKMELNNQYDFILLDPPWWNKSIRRKKMKFAEASYKMMYNEELIKIPIKKLLHSNGIVAIWCTNSSNHLNSIFNEIFPSWGITYRAKWYWIKVTQTGDTICNFNSTPGKQPFELLILGSALEEDKMNIPDGKLMISVPSAVHSHKPPLTEIFARYLLPGWTSWGLEILKFQHLSLYEILDESEKAESDVDTERSENESKN from the exons ATGAGTATCCTTCTTACCAGTGAAGAAGGCTGGATTGTATCCCATTTACAATACCTCAATGagatatacaaaaatgtctTGAATGAAAGTGGATTTTACACTTTATtcttcaataaaatgatattcgAGATTAATTCTCAATATTTGAGGCAAAATCAAATTGTACAAACCGTTCAAAATGAGGCTGTATCgcataataagaaaaagaggaagcgTTCACAATTATTGCCAGAAAGAGACTTGGAAGAA GTCGATcatgttaaacaaaaattcaacGCAATAATGTCTAGTGCAAAAGTCAGAGGActctttaatgaaaatatgtcTTTGGATAACAACAAAGCAGCACGCTTGGcatcacaaaaattttatcaggaTACCTACTGTCTCAAAGATGAGAGTCTATATGGATCCAATGATACAAATAATGCTATCATATCTGAGGCTCACAgtaagaaatatgtatttccaaaaaaatgtacattttattccTACGATGTAAGAGATATAGAAAAGAAGATGGAACTGAATAATCagtatgattttatattattggatCCACCTTGGTGGAACAAGTCaattagaagaaagaaaatgaaatttgcTGAAGCTAG TTACAAAATGATGTACAATGAGGAATTAATCAAAAtaccaataaaaaaattattacattcaaATGGTATTGTGGCTATATGGTGTACTAATTCGTCTAATCATTTAAATAGTatctttaatgaaatatttccaTCCTGGGGTATTACTTATAGAGCTAAATGGTATTGGATTAAA GTAACGCAAACAGGCGatacaatatgtaattttaattcaacgcCTGGGAAGCAACCTTTTGAATTACTGATATTAGGATCTGCATTAGAGGAAGACAAAATGAACATTCCTGATGGCAAACTAATGATCAGTGTACCTAGTGCAGTGCATTCTCACAAACCACCTCTCACAg AAATTTTTGCAAGATATCTATTGCCTGGATGGACGAGTTGGGGTctggaaattttaaaatttcaacatttatCACTCTATGAAATTCTGGATGAAAGTGAGAAAGCTGAAAGTGATGTTGACACTGAAAGGAGCGAGAACGagagtaaaaattaa
- the LOC140674982 gene encoding COX assembly mitochondrial protein homolog has product MKETYSVISSKLAGGPKGLGDPDDKSLRKVEKDVLIPKLMRDRTKTEKCVNEVKEFHNCCLNSGLLNVIKCRKENEIMKSCMEKWFYNQDFIKECTEQYLKERSEFRRSGIPKKQKRIEASL; this is encoded by the exons ATGAAGGAAACGTATTCGGTGATTTCGTCTAAACTAGCTGGGGGACCGAAGGGACTgg gtGATCCTGATGACAAGAGCTTGAGAAAGGTAGAGAAAGATGTACTGATACCAAAACTAATGCGAGACAGaactaaaacagaaaaatgtgTCAATGAAGTTAAAg AATTCCACAACTGCTGTCTCAATTCAGGAttgttaaatgttataaagtgtagaaaagaaaatgaaataatgaaatcaTGTATGGAAAAGTGGTTTTACAATCAAGACTTTATTAAAGAATGTACGGAACAATATCTAAAAGAAAGGAGTGAATTCAGGAGATCTGGAATTCctaaaaagcaaaaaagaatagaagCATCGTTATAA
- the LOC140675303 gene encoding UDP-glucose 4-epimerase, with translation MLQVANSQGSLLLISFATTRATRDVKGRGTFYIRIMERTTGMEWSWKEGHTVCVPVWHHGDGGGDVSRVPRYIKVLCSFHDCYSRQSLSVIARKCLRSPSDRNRLRFIKLFNLKFYTEKKKMSRDWKTIFVTGGAGYIGSHCIVELLECGYDVVAIDNFANSVTETDGESAALKKVEQITGKKVIFYNCDLLDREKLETIFNKHKIDCVIHFAAIKAVGESMQVPLHYYRNNIIGAINLLEVMKAADCFQLVFSSSCTVYGEPTELPITEEHKTGNITNVYGRTKYFIEEMLKDISRAEKSWNIISLRYFNPVGAHHSGLIGEDPTKPFTNLMPYIAQVASRQKPELIIFGGDYPTNDGTGVRDYIHVMDLAAGHVAALNALHKQHLRLKIYNLGTGNGVTVLELIKTFEKVTGTTVPYIIKERREGDIVSMYANTDLAKKELGWTAKYNVEQMCQDFWRWQAMNPHGYRTSIKNCINEHLNNTNNTS, from the exons ATGTTGCAAGTAGCGAATTCGCAAGGGTCGCTTCTTCTGATCTCGTTCGCAACGACAAGAGCGACGCGCGATGTGAAAGGAAGAGGAACTTTTTACATAAGAATCATGGAACGAACGACTGGAATGGAATGGAGTTGGAAGGAAGGGCATACGGTGTGTGTGCCGGTATGGCATCATGGAGATGGGGGAGGGGATGTCTCGCGCGTTCCCCGATACATTAAGGTCCTCTGTTCCTTCCACGACTGCTATTCAAGACAGAGTCTCTCAGTCATCGCGCGAAAGTGCCTCCGGAGTCCTTCGGATCGGAATCGATTGCGtttcattaaattgtttaatcttAAGTTCTACACCGAG aagaaaaaaatgagcaGAGATTGGAAGACAATTTTCGTAACCGGAGGCGCTGGTTACATCGGCAGTCATTGCATCGTCGAGCTATTGGAGTGCGGATACGACGTGGTGGCAATAGACAATTTCGCAAATAGCGTGACAGAAACCGATGGCGAATCCGCAGCGCTCAAGAAAGTTGAGCAAATAACGGGCAAGAAGGTGATATTTTACAACTGTGATCTGCTCGACAGAGAAAAGCTCGAGACAATCTTTAACAAG CACAAAATAGACTGTGTAATACATTTTGCGGCTATCAAAGCCGTCGGCGAGTCGATGCAAGTTCCGCTTCATTATTACCGTAATAACATAATAGGAGCTATTAATTTACTcgag gtGATGAAAGCGGCCGACTGTTTTCAGCTTGTATTCAGCAGCTCTTGTACCGTTTACGGCGAGCCTACAGAATTGCCTATCACAGAGGAACACAAAACCGGCAACATTACTAATGTTTATGGACGGACAAAGTATTTTATCGAAGAGATGTTGAAGGATATATCTCGGGCTGAAAAG AGTTGGAATATCATATCCTTAAGATACTTCAATCCGGTAGGCGCTCACCATAGCGGGTTAATCGGTGAAGATCCGACGAAACCATTCACGAATCTCATGCCATATATCGCTCAAGTCGCTTCAAGACAGAAGCCAGAACTGATTATATTTGGTGGTGATTATCCTACAAACGACGGCACAG GTGTTCGCGATTACATCCACGTTATGGATCTGGCGGCAGGCCACGTAGCGGCATTAAATGCCTTGCACAAACAGCAtcttagattaaaaatttataatttaggtACCGGCAATGGCGTTACTGTACTGGAATTGAtaaaaacatttgaaaaagtAACCGGCACTACTGTGccatatattataaaggagagaagagagggTGACATCGTGTCCATGTATGCTAATACAGATTTGGCGAAAAAGGAATTGGGATGGACAGCGAAATACAACGTTGAGCAAATGT GTCAAGACTTTTGGAGGTGGCAAGCGATGAATCCGCATGGTTATCGTACGTCAATAAAGAATTGTATTAATGAACATctgaataatacaaataatacatcATAA
- the Scf gene encoding calumenin-B, giving the protein MLRLMFLQILIGFSILATAIPKPDAEHRILNKDVSNEDHYINLQHNPAYDHEAFLGEEAKTFDQLSPEESTRRLGLIVDKIDDDKDGYVTQEELKDWIMYTQQRYIRDDVERQWRSHNPDGKDKIPWVEYTAMVYGDIDDFEKERQDKLDNDSFSYIHMLKRDRRRWIAADLDGDDALTKEEFTSFLHAEQAEHMKDVIVLETMEDIDKDGDGKISLMEYIGDMYRGNEDEEEPEWVKNEKEQFSLYRDKDGDGYLIADEVKTWIIPADFDHAEAESRHLIYEADTDADHKLTKDEILEKYDIFVGSQATDFGEALTRHDEF; this is encoded by the exons ATGCTACGTCTCATGTTCCTGCAAATCTTAATCGGTTTCTCTATCCTGGCGACGGCGATCCCGAAACCGGACGCGGAGCATCGTATTTTAAACAag gatGTGAGCAATGAAGATCACTATATCAATTTGCAACACAATCCAGCCTATGATCATGAAGCATTCCTCGGAGAAGAGGCTAAAACCTTTGACCAGCTTAGTCCTGAAGAAAGTACTAGAAGACTAGGGCTAATTGTCGATAAAATAGACGATGATAAGGACGGCTACGTGACGCAAGAAGAGCTTAAGGATTGGATAATGTATACACAACAGCGTTATATCAGGGATGATGTGGAACGTCAGTGGAGATCTCATAATCCAGatggaaaagataaaataccTTGGGTAGAATATACAGCGATGGTTTATGGAGATATAGATGATTTTGAGAAGGAAAGACAAGATAAATTGGACAATGactctttttcatatattcaCATGTTGAAAAGGGATCGAAGAAGATGGATTGCCGCGGATTTGGACGGGGATGATGCTTTGACCAAGGAGGAATTCACTTCCTTCCTTCATGCTGAACAAGCAGAGCACATGAAGGATGTGATAGTGCTAGAAACGATGGAGGACATTGATAAAGATGGAGATGGAAAGATATCCCTTATGGAATATATTG GTGATATGTACAGAGGCAACGAGGATGAAGAAGAGCCAGAATGGGTGAAGAATGAGAAAGAACAATTTTCCTTGTATAGAGACAAAGATGGAGATGGATATTTAATTGCCGATGAG GTGAAAACGTGGATTATCCCCGCGGACTTTGATCATGCAGAGGCAGAATCAAGGCACTTGATTTATGAAGCAGACACGGATGCGGATCACAAATTGACGAAGGACGAAATTTTGGAAAAGTACGATATATTCGTTGGATCTCAAGCGACAGATTTTGGCGAAGCGTTAACGAGGCATGATGAGTTTTAG